A single region of the Bacillus cereus genome encodes:
- a CDS encoding ArsR/SmtB family transcription factor, translating to MEVFHVTSRKRETYNVQMKCSILFECALGIAAITHKRLIDTLEKTQSEWEETRQSLPHEMIEHLQFVEKHNTWKALLQLLYDGDFTDLSQFAHNINSLSELDFKYVCLPFLGEIHQEKRRLAASGEVSAAQELMELTQEHQFFSAYIEFICNTDMQLLKGHLIAVMTGWYESVIKKEEEQLLSILERDYEAKNEMNKKMKPEEFVEWATGGVIYMPEPSVHHVFLIPQITYRPWNIEADIEDTKVFHYPVANESIHPEDPYEPSYFLVHKHKALGDEARLRIVKMLFEKERTLQEITERLQLGKSTVHHHLKLLRSAKLVDIHDGKYVLRKKAVQSLAKELEVFLNR from the coding sequence ATGGAAGTCTTTCACGTAACGAGTAGAAAGAGGGAAACATACAACGTTCAAATGAAGTGTTCGATACTTTTCGAATGTGCACTTGGCATCGCGGCAATTACTCATAAGAGGTTAATCGACACGCTTGAAAAGACTCAAAGTGAATGGGAGGAAACAAGACAATCTTTACCTCATGAAATGATAGAGCATTTGCAATTTGTCGAGAAGCACAATACGTGGAAAGCGTTGCTACAGTTACTGTATGATGGAGATTTTACGGACTTATCTCAGTTTGCTCACAATATCAATTCGCTATCAGAATTAGATTTTAAATATGTATGCTTACCGTTTTTAGGGGAAATCCATCAAGAGAAGAGACGTTTAGCAGCTAGCGGAGAAGTTTCAGCAGCACAAGAACTAATGGAATTAACACAGGAACATCAATTTTTCTCTGCGTATATTGAGTTTATATGTAATACAGATATGCAATTATTAAAAGGACATTTAATCGCTGTTATGACAGGATGGTATGAGAGTGTTATTAAGAAAGAGGAAGAGCAACTACTTTCTATACTAGAGCGAGATTATGAAGCGAAAAATGAAATGAATAAAAAGATGAAACCGGAAGAGTTTGTCGAGTGGGCAACAGGTGGCGTTATATATATGCCAGAGCCAAGTGTGCATCATGTATTTCTTATCCCGCAAATTACGTACAGACCGTGGAATATAGAAGCAGATATTGAAGACACGAAAGTGTTTCATTATCCGGTCGCAAACGAAAGTATACATCCTGAAGATCCGTATGAGCCGAGCTACTTTTTAGTACATAAACATAAGGCGCTCGGGGATGAAGCGAGATTAAGAATTGTAAAAATGTTGTTTGAAAAAGAACGTACATTGCAGGAAATAACGGAAAGATTGCAACTTGGGAAATCAACAGTACATCATCATTTGAAATTATTACGTTCAGCAAAGTTAGTTGATATACATGACGGAAAATATGTGTTGAGAAAGAAAGCAGTACAGTCGTTAGCGAAAGAATTAGAAGTATTTTTAAATAGATAA
- a CDS encoding cupin domain-containing protein, whose protein sequence is MLKANENDFSYRFGDNGPKYLIQGPNIDLGLVVIQPGQEFQNHYHTTCEEVFYALEGEIDFYVNNERVPIKQGDVLQVRPHESHYLINHSDKPFKAVFIKSPHLPNKDTVQTENPTLTKE, encoded by the coding sequence ATGTTAAAAGCGAATGAAAATGACTTCTCCTATCGCTTCGGTGATAACGGCCCGAAATATTTAATACAAGGTCCGAATATTGATCTTGGGCTTGTCGTTATTCAGCCTGGGCAAGAGTTTCAAAATCATTATCATACAACGTGCGAAGAAGTCTTCTATGCGTTAGAAGGCGAAATAGATTTCTATGTAAATAACGAAAGAGTTCCAATCAAACAAGGTGATGTCTTGCAAGTTCGCCCTCATGAATCTCACTATCTTATTAACCATTCTGACAAACCTTTTAAAGCTGTTTTTATAAAATCACCACATTTACCCAATAAAGATACAGTACAAACTGAAAATCCAACATTAACGAAGGAGTGA
- the hmoA gene encoding heme-degrading monooxygenase HmoA, protein MFIETKTFTVKEGTSDIVVQHFTGEGIIEKFEGFIDLSVLVKKVRRGDEEVVVMIRWESEEAWKNWETSEEHLAGHRASRGKPKPDHIINVDHAVYYVKSSKSAYQKS, encoded by the coding sequence ATGTTTATCGAAACTAAGACATTTACAGTAAAAGAAGGTACATCTGATATAGTAGTGCAGCATTTCACTGGAGAAGGAATTATTGAAAAATTTGAAGGATTCATCGACTTAAGTGTGCTAGTGAAAAAAGTAAGACGAGGAGATGAAGAAGTTGTAGTTATGATTCGCTGGGAATCTGAAGAAGCATGGAAAAACTGGGAAACGAGTGAAGAACATTTAGCTGGACATAGAGCGAGTCGTGGTAAACCAAAACCAGATCATATTATTAACGTTGATCACGCAGTTTATTATGTAAAATCATCGAAATCGGCTTATCAGAAGTCGTAA
- a CDS encoding glycoside hydrolase family 3 C-terminal domain-containing protein, translated as MKRDIKKIISQMTLEEKASLCSGLDFWNTKGIERLGIPSIMVTDGPHGLRKQAEGADHLGIYNSIPSTCFPSAVGLASTWNKELINRVGVALGEECQAENVGVLLGPGANIKRSPLCGRNFEYFSEDPYLSSQMAANHVKGVQSQGIGTSLKHFAANNQEHRRMSVDAIVDERTLREIYLASFEDVIKEAQPWTVMSAYNKVNGEYASENNYLLNDILKDEWGFEGFVVSDWGAVNERVEGLANGLELEMPSSFGIGEKKIIDAVNGGELSVEKLDQAVERLLYIIFKAYDNQIENAVYSKDAHHQLAREVASESMVMLQNEDSILPLKKEGTVAVIGEFAKQPRYQGGGSSHINPTKLESILEEIETVSGEKTNILFAQGYDLASDDIDENMINEAKKIAESADTVVLFVGLPDRYESEGFDRKHLQMPENHVQLIEAIAEVQSNIVVVLSNGAPIEMPWIGKVKGILEGYLGGQALGGAIADLLFGDANPSGKLAETFPKVLSDNPSYLNFPGEGDKVEYKEGVFVGYRYYDKKNIEPLFPFGFGLSYTNFEYSNLSVDKKEIKDTETVSVSVNVKNTGSTAGKEIVQLYIKDVESTMIRPEKELKGFEKIELQPGEEKTVNFTLNKRSFAYYNVELKDWHVETGEFEILVGKSSKEIVLQDNMHVQSTTIIRKPVHRNTLLGDIFVDPILAPIAKGLMEKALKDSPFASMAEGDSDTSEMMGAMLNYMPLRALVNFSAGAFTEEMLSEIIGILNDAQMNG; from the coding sequence ATGAAAAGAGATATTAAGAAAATCATTTCACAAATGACATTAGAAGAAAAGGCAAGTCTATGTTCTGGATTAGACTTTTGGAATACAAAAGGGATTGAGCGATTAGGAATTCCTTCTATTATGGTAACTGATGGACCACATGGACTTAGAAAACAAGCAGAGGGAGCAGATCACTTAGGGATTTATAACAGTATTCCATCGACTTGTTTCCCGTCAGCAGTAGGGTTAGCAAGTACATGGAATAAAGAATTAATAAATCGAGTAGGAGTTGCATTAGGCGAGGAATGTCAGGCTGAAAATGTAGGTGTTCTCCTTGGACCAGGTGCAAACATAAAACGTTCGCCGCTATGCGGAAGAAACTTTGAGTACTTTTCAGAGGACCCATATTTATCATCACAAATGGCTGCAAATCATGTGAAAGGCGTACAAAGTCAAGGGATTGGAACGTCATTAAAACATTTCGCTGCTAATAATCAGGAGCATCGCAGAATGTCTGTAGATGCAATTGTTGATGAAAGAACATTGCGTGAAATCTATCTTGCTAGCTTTGAAGATGTCATTAAGGAAGCACAGCCTTGGACAGTAATGAGTGCTTACAACAAAGTAAATGGTGAATACGCTTCGGAAAATAACTATTTATTAAATGATATTTTAAAAGATGAATGGGGATTTGAAGGTTTTGTCGTTTCTGATTGGGGTGCAGTAAATGAGCGTGTTGAAGGTTTAGCTAACGGTTTGGAGTTGGAAATGCCTTCAAGCTTTGGAATTGGTGAGAAGAAGATTATTGATGCAGTTAATGGTGGTGAGCTATCTGTAGAAAAGCTTGATCAAGCAGTAGAGCGATTACTTTACATTATTTTTAAAGCTTATGATAACCAAATAGAAAACGCTGTGTATAGTAAGGACGCGCATCATCAGCTTGCTAGAGAAGTTGCAAGTGAAAGTATGGTTATGTTGCAAAATGAAGATTCCATTCTTCCGCTGAAAAAAGAGGGAACGGTAGCGGTAATTGGAGAATTTGCAAAGCAACCACGTTATCAAGGCGGTGGAAGCTCTCATATTAATCCAACAAAACTTGAGAGTATTCTTGAAGAAATTGAAACTGTATCAGGCGAAAAAACGAATATACTATTTGCTCAAGGTTATGATCTTGCTAGCGATGATATAGATGAAAACATGATTAATGAAGCAAAAAAGATTGCAGAAAGCGCAGATACAGTGGTTCTTTTTGTTGGACTTCCAGATCGTTATGAGTCAGAAGGTTTTGATCGAAAGCATTTACAAATGCCAGAAAATCACGTTCAATTAATTGAGGCTATTGCTGAGGTTCAAAGTAATATCGTTGTAGTTTTAAGTAACGGAGCACCGATTGAAATGCCATGGATAGGTAAAGTAAAAGGAATACTTGAAGGCTATTTAGGTGGGCAAGCATTAGGCGGAGCAATTGCTGATTTATTATTTGGTGATGCGAATCCAAGCGGGAAATTAGCAGAAACATTCCCGAAAGTTTTAAGCGATAATCCTTCTTACTTAAACTTCCCTGGAGAAGGTGACAAAGTGGAATACAAAGAAGGTGTCTTCGTCGGATACCGTTATTACGATAAGAAAAATATTGAACCATTGTTCCCATTTGGTTTTGGGTTAAGCTATACAAACTTTGAGTATAGTAATCTTTCAGTAGATAAGAAAGAAATAAAGGATACAGAGACAGTTTCTGTCAGTGTAAACGTGAAAAATACTGGTAGTACAGCGGGGAAAGAAATTGTTCAGCTTTATATAAAAGATGTTGAAAGCACAATGATTCGTCCTGAAAAAGAGTTAAAAGGATTTGAAAAAATAGAATTGCAGCCAGGAGAAGAAAAAACGGTTAACTTTACTTTAAATAAAAGATCATTTGCTTATTATAATGTTGAATTGAAGGACTGGCATGTTGAAACAGGTGAATTTGAGATTTTAGTAGGTAAATCTTCAAAAGAGATCGTTTTACAAGATAACATGCATGTTCAATCAACGACTATAATTCGAAAACCAGTGCATCGTAATACTTTACTTGGGGACATATTTGTGGACCCAATTTTAGCACCAATCGCAAAAGGGCTTATGGAAAAAGCATTAAAAGATAGCCCGTTTGCTAGTATGGCTGAAGGGGATAGTGATACATCTGAAATGATGGGGGCTATGCTAAACTATATGCCGTTACGAGCGTTAGTGAATTTTAGCGCAGGTGCTTTTACAGAGGAAATGTTGAGTGAAATCATTGGGATATTGAACGATGCGCAGATGAATGGATAA
- the lsrK gene encoding autoinducer-2 kinase encodes MSTLLAYDAGTGSIRAVLFDLNGNQLAVSQKEWIHKSDSRYPGSMNFDVKENWKLVQECTKDVLQKSNTSPSSIKGISATSMREGFVLYDKNGQEIWACANVDGRASAEVSELKQIRSEIEVDLYKKSGQTFSLGALPRLLWIKKHEPDVYRNIHSFTMLNDWILYKLCGNLQIDPSNGCTSGIFDLQNRMWDNSVAEQCGLALAFAPKVNEAGTVIGNITKRSAELTGLHEGIPVVAGGGDAQMASLGTGVVKPNQTLICGGSFWQQEVNITKPETDPNAALRVNCHVVPNLWQYETIAFFPGLVMRWFRDAFCQEEKKLAEKLGIDAYELLEEQAYEVPVGSHGIIPTFSNVMNYISWRHAAPSFLNLSLDADKCGKKEMFRSIEENAAFVTLGNLKLIENLTGTFPSEVVFAGGAAKGKLWPQILSDVLGIPVKVPVVKEAAALGTAITAGIGAGIYSSMAETAEQFVQWEKTFEPVTENHELYKEFYETWKTVYNSQLALADKGLTSHMWIAPGAL; translated from the coding sequence ATGTCTACTCTATTAGCTTACGATGCTGGTACAGGGAGCATTCGAGCAGTTCTTTTTGATTTAAACGGTAATCAACTTGCTGTTAGTCAAAAAGAATGGATTCATAAGTCAGATAGTCGTTACCCTGGTTCTATGAATTTTGATGTGAAAGAAAACTGGAAACTCGTTCAAGAGTGTACGAAAGATGTTCTGCAAAAAAGTAATACATCCCCCTCTTCTATTAAAGGTATTAGTGCAACGAGTATGCGTGAGGGCTTTGTTTTATACGATAAAAACGGGCAAGAAATATGGGCTTGTGCAAATGTTGATGGACGCGCATCAGCGGAAGTTAGTGAATTAAAACAAATTCGTTCCGAAATTGAAGTGGATTTATATAAAAAATCCGGTCAAACTTTTTCATTAGGTGCTTTACCTCGCTTGCTTTGGATAAAAAAGCATGAGCCAGATGTATACAGAAACATTCACTCCTTTACGATGTTAAACGATTGGATTTTATATAAATTGTGCGGTAATTTACAAATCGATCCTTCAAACGGATGCACATCAGGTATATTCGATTTACAAAATAGAATGTGGGATAACTCGGTTGCTGAGCAATGCGGTCTTGCTCTAGCCTTTGCTCCAAAAGTAAATGAAGCTGGTACAGTTATCGGGAATATCACAAAACGCAGTGCTGAATTAACAGGATTACATGAAGGAATTCCTGTCGTTGCTGGCGGTGGTGATGCTCAAATGGCTTCACTCGGAACTGGAGTCGTTAAGCCAAATCAAACATTAATATGCGGAGGTAGCTTTTGGCAGCAAGAAGTAAATATAACAAAACCAGAAACTGATCCAAATGCGGCACTTCGCGTAAATTGCCATGTCGTTCCTAACCTTTGGCAATATGAAACGATCGCCTTTTTTCCAGGTCTCGTTATGCGCTGGTTTCGAGATGCTTTTTGCCAAGAAGAAAAGAAACTTGCTGAAAAACTCGGTATAGATGCTTATGAATTATTAGAAGAACAAGCTTACGAAGTACCTGTAGGCTCACATGGGATTATCCCCACTTTTTCAAACGTCATGAACTACATTTCTTGGCGGCATGCCGCACCTTCTTTTTTAAATTTAAGCTTAGATGCTGACAAATGCGGTAAGAAAGAAATGTTCCGGTCGATTGAAGAGAATGCCGCCTTCGTTACACTTGGCAATTTAAAACTAATTGAAAATCTCACAGGTACGTTCCCTTCCGAAGTCGTTTTTGCTGGCGGTGCTGCTAAAGGAAAACTATGGCCACAAATTCTTTCAGACGTACTCGGAATTCCTGTGAAAGTACCAGTTGTGAAAGAAGCAGCAGCTTTAGGAACTGCAATTACTGCTGGGATTGGTGCTGGCATATATTCATCTATGGCAGAGACTGCCGAACAGTTTGTACAGTGGGAAAAAACATTTGAGCCAGTCACTGAAAATCATGAACTATATAAGGAATTCTATGAAACATGGAAAACTGTGTATAACAGTCAGCTCGCTTTAGCCGATAAAGGGCTCACCTCACATATGTGGATTGCACCCGGTGCTCTGTAA
- a CDS encoding chorismate mutase, with the protein MHHMSFERPTDHYDEHLSSIDEKICSLLKERKELSNGNPGFPPDEAIYNWAKQYGFYPDYLNSLFSSMMDEEEFKPRVEPAKFKKHIPVLKTYERHETVYTVTFIRQYSNASIIYLYKEWDSKNKKLNEKNAHSLIELSIKDTYDCWAEGWTGTEGHVSYQFIVSPALPDTLSGISLRFKDRSMPFMKDPAVLEFEIRLD; encoded by the coding sequence ATGCACCACATGTCTTTTGAACGCCCTACTGATCATTACGATGAACACTTATCTTCTATTGATGAAAAAATTTGTTCTTTATTAAAAGAACGAAAAGAGCTTTCGAATGGAAATCCTGGTTTTCCGCCCGATGAAGCAATTTATAATTGGGCAAAGCAATATGGATTTTATCCAGACTATTTAAATTCATTATTCTCTTCCATGATGGACGAAGAAGAATTTAAACCTCGGGTTGAGCCGGCTAAGTTTAAAAAACATATACCCGTTTTAAAAACTTATGAACGTCATGAAACAGTATATACTGTAACCTTTATTCGTCAATATTCTAATGCTAGTATAATTTATTTATATAAAGAATGGGATTCAAAAAACAAAAAACTTAATGAGAAAAATGCACACAGCCTTATTGAATTATCTATAAAAGATACATACGATTGCTGGGCAGAAGGATGGACTGGAACAGAAGGACATGTAAGCTACCAATTTATTGTATCTCCTGCTCTTCCTGATACTTTGTCTGGAATAAGCTTACGATTTAAAGACCGAAGTATGCCGTTTATGAAAGATCCAGCTGTGCTTGAATTTGAAATTCGGTTAGATTAA
- a CDS encoding sugar-binding transcriptional regulator, producing MSQLNFEDNLLTKVAWYYYKDQLTQQEIASLLHISRNKVVRLLDKARTEGVVTFHVKGSGLHCLSIERDLIKKFHLKDAFVIPTPTEDYAYSLGKAAAQYLETQLQQGDLLGIGWGETISKMLENIHFDSSMNLSIVTLTGGVNHYIPRIQSYLNYMQGDLHIIPTPFLTSTNEMTQIILSEPSVKDMLHVASLAHTAVVGIGSLSQDATIVKEEKLTLHEMTYIRSQDGAGDILGQFYNTAGKQLELPHHNRLIGTPLSVLKNMKHVVGVAGGIEKIDAIYGALKGKFIHTLITDEETALSLLRKEGES from the coding sequence ATGTCACAGCTCAACTTTGAAGACAATTTGTTAACAAAAGTAGCTTGGTACTATTATAAAGATCAATTAACCCAGCAAGAAATTGCTTCACTTCTTCACATTTCAAGAAATAAAGTCGTTCGGTTGTTAGATAAAGCACGCACGGAAGGCGTAGTTACATTCCACGTTAAAGGTTCTGGCTTACACTGTTTAAGTATTGAACGTGACCTAATAAAAAAATTCCATCTAAAAGATGCTTTCGTTATTCCAACGCCAACAGAAGATTATGCATATTCACTCGGAAAAGCTGCCGCACAATATTTAGAAACTCAATTGCAACAGGGGGATTTACTTGGGATTGGCTGGGGAGAGACGATAAGCAAAATGTTAGAAAATATTCATTTTGATAGCTCTATGAATCTCTCAATCGTTACTCTTACAGGAGGCGTAAATCACTATATTCCAAGAATTCAAAGCTATTTAAACTACATGCAAGGCGACCTTCATATTATTCCTACCCCTTTTCTTACATCTACAAACGAAATGACGCAAATTATTCTATCAGAACCGAGCGTGAAAGATATGCTTCACGTCGCTTCACTCGCTCATACAGCAGTAGTTGGCATTGGAAGCTTATCTCAAGATGCCACTATTGTGAAAGAAGAAAAATTAACGCTACATGAAATGACATATATACGTAGTCAGGACGGGGCCGGAGATATTTTAGGCCAATTTTACAATACTGCCGGAAAACAATTAGAACTTCCTCATCATAATCGTCTTATTGGCACACCACTCTCTGTTCTTAAAAATATGAAGCATGTCGTTGGTGTAGCTGGCGGTATAGAAAAGATAGATGCAATATACGGCGCCTTAAAAGGAAAATTCATTCATACATTAATTACCGATGAAGAAACTGCCCTCTCCTTATTAAGAAAGGAAGGTGAATCTTAA
- the lsrF gene encoding 3-hydroxy-5-phosphonooxypentane-2,4-dione thiolase, producing the protein MTWGFKNRLNTILPDGRAVMLAIDHGYFLGPIHGLEQPLETVKNLLPYTDSLFLTRGVLSSCIPENCNTPMVMRVSGGATVVGKDLANETIVTPVKEAVKQNAIGVGVSVFVGSDYETQTVSNLANVVSEAHDYGLPVLGITAVAKELQKREARFLALASRVCVEMGADIIKTYYCKGFEKITSTCPAPVVIAGGPKLDSIEDALNITYNALQEGAIGVDMGRNIWQSEHPAAMIQAIHGIVKNGLSVKEALELYNDVKN; encoded by the coding sequence ATGACTTGGGGATTTAAAAATCGATTAAACACAATTTTACCTGATGGCAGAGCAGTTATGTTAGCGATAGATCACGGCTACTTTTTAGGACCAATTCATGGACTAGAACAACCGTTAGAAACAGTTAAAAACTTGCTTCCTTATACAGACTCCCTCTTTTTAACACGAGGTGTACTCAGCTCCTGTATACCTGAAAACTGCAACACACCGATGGTTATGCGTGTATCAGGCGGGGCAACCGTTGTCGGTAAAGATTTAGCTAATGAAACAATTGTTACACCTGTGAAAGAAGCAGTAAAACAAAACGCAATTGGCGTCGGAGTTTCTGTCTTTGTAGGATCAGACTATGAAACACAAACCGTTTCAAATCTCGCAAATGTAGTATCTGAGGCTCATGATTACGGCCTGCCAGTACTCGGTATTACCGCCGTTGCGAAAGAACTACAAAAACGTGAAGCTCGCTTTCTAGCACTCGCCTCCCGCGTATGTGTTGAAATGGGAGCTGACATTATTAAAACGTACTACTGCAAAGGATTCGAAAAAATAACGAGCACATGCCCTGCCCCAGTCGTCATCGCCGGCGGACCGAAACTAGATTCAATCGAAGACGCATTAAACATTACGTATAATGCACTGCAAGAAGGCGCAATTGGCGTAGATATGGGCCGAAACATATGGCAATCTGAACACCCAGCTGCGATGATACAAGCGATACATGGTATTGTGAAAAACGGGTTGAGTGTGAAAGAGGCCTTGGAATTGTATAATGATGTGAAAAATTAA
- a CDS encoding VOC family protein, protein MKLNHMNLCVDDLSEARHFFETFFDFQFLEQKGKALVVMSDESGFILVLSDPKAFKGNKEVMYPEAFHIGFLVDTSSEVDQAYNRLVAGGIEIDKEPYAMRGSSYGFYFSVFNGLLIEVSCLDYREGKKVSKLNSIHQE, encoded by the coding sequence ATGAAGTTAAATCATATGAATCTATGTGTTGATGATTTATCAGAAGCGAGACATTTCTTTGAAACATTTTTTGATTTTCAATTTTTGGAGCAAAAGGGAAAGGCACTAGTAGTGATGAGTGATGAGAGTGGATTTATACTTGTGCTAAGCGATCCAAAAGCATTTAAGGGGAATAAGGAAGTTATGTATCCGGAAGCTTTTCATATTGGTTTTTTAGTGGATACTTCAAGTGAAGTTGATCAAGCATATAATCGTTTAGTAGCTGGTGGCATTGAAATAGACAAGGAACCGTATGCAATGAGAGGTAGTAGTTATGGTTTTTATTTTTCAGTATTTAATGGCTTATTAATTGAAGTTTCTTGTCTTGATTATAGAGAAGGTAAGAAAGTTTCAAAACTAAATAGCATTCATCAAGAGTAA
- a CDS encoding DinB family protein — protein sequence MGKKEILQNGVKQVFYDEEWYPPISEALKNLTAAQACWQPEGKSSNTIWENANHLLTFKERLLSRLHQDDTFVAPQNNDDTFVQGGPNDEDAWQQTVKRTLQVHDALQSSLTSLQEAELDQPSPSLPVWQQYMNILLHDAYHTGQIIQLRKLQGSWPAHRSYL from the coding sequence ATGGGTAAAAAAGAAATATTACAAAATGGAGTCAAACAAGTTTTTTACGATGAAGAATGGTACCCACCGATATCAGAAGCGTTAAAGAATCTTACCGCTGCACAAGCATGTTGGCAACCAGAAGGAAAGTCCAGTAATACGATTTGGGAAAATGCAAACCATTTACTAACCTTTAAAGAGCGCTTACTTTCCCGCTTACATCAAGATGACACATTTGTTGCTCCACAAAATAATGATGACACGTTTGTCCAAGGTGGACCTAATGATGAGGATGCTTGGCAGCAAACAGTGAAGCGAACGCTTCAAGTACATGATGCCTTACAATCTTCATTAACATCCCTTCAAGAAGCAGAGCTGGATCAACCAAGTCCTTCTCTACCAGTTTGGCAACAATATATGAATATCCTTTTGCACGATGCTTATCATACAGGACAAATTATACAACTTCGTAAACTTCAAGGTTCATGGCCAGCTCATCGCTCATATTTATAA
- a CDS encoding MFS transporter, giving the protein MENVLKNRSFFFMWIGSAISELGGAFGTLCNSILVYELTGSKTALSSMWLLYFIPSLILQLISGPFIDKWSRKWIMIFSQWTRASVFLLPLMMLVIGNIEVWHVYVVQIIIGLITPLYTPASQAITPSIVSKEQLQGANAYIDGMTRLMMFLAPVLGGIVINFIGMKLTLFFVCVCLFISGGLLLFIKEKRIKQELRKTWLEQFLHGFTYFFTKPIIVWLGIFLTFVQFGVGVTMVTNLPYIKDELSAGYAEYGYFMAGFPLGYVVGSILVGKVTYKSRRILMLGGLFIGGLTYISLGFNHSIVIAVFIEVIAGICIAFFNVHNTTICQQTVQSNMIGKVFSVRLFFIRSAMPLGVFLGGILSEMWGVRVLYFIIGAIICVTSLIGILLPYFKFLDESIEEKSA; this is encoded by the coding sequence TTGGAAAATGTATTGAAAAATCGTTCATTCTTTTTTATGTGGATTGGTAGCGCGATTTCAGAATTGGGCGGGGCTTTCGGGACGTTATGTAATTCAATTCTTGTATATGAGTTAACAGGATCAAAAACAGCATTAAGCAGTATGTGGTTATTATATTTTATCCCGTCTCTCATACTGCAACTAATAAGTGGACCATTTATTGATAAATGGAGCCGAAAGTGGATTATGATTTTTTCACAATGGACGCGGGCATCTGTTTTCTTACTACCTTTAATGATGTTAGTTATTGGTAATATAGAAGTTTGGCACGTGTATGTCGTTCAAATAATAATCGGGCTCATTACACCGCTTTATACACCTGCAAGTCAAGCCATTACACCGAGCATTGTAAGTAAAGAGCAGCTTCAAGGCGCAAACGCGTATATAGACGGGATGACTCGTCTCATGATGTTTCTTGCGCCAGTATTAGGTGGTATCGTCATTAATTTTATTGGAATGAAGCTTACACTATTTTTTGTGTGCGTTTGTCTATTCATTAGTGGAGGATTGTTACTTTTCATAAAAGAAAAGAGAATAAAGCAAGAACTTCGAAAAACGTGGCTAGAGCAATTTCTTCACGGTTTTACATACTTTTTCACAAAACCAATAATCGTTTGGCTCGGTATATTTCTTACTTTTGTGCAATTTGGGGTTGGGGTAACGATGGTTACAAATCTTCCTTATATAAAAGATGAGCTGTCAGCGGGGTATGCGGAGTATGGCTATTTCATGGCAGGTTTCCCACTTGGCTATGTAGTTGGATCTATACTAGTCGGAAAAGTAACATATAAAAGCCGGCGTATACTTATGCTTGGAGGATTGTTTATAGGAGGGCTCACATACATTTCTCTAGGGTTCAATCATAGTATAGTAATTGCGGTGTTCATTGAAGTAATTGCAGGTATTTGTATTGCATTTTTCAATGTTCATAACACGACGATATGCCAACAAACAGTCCAAAGCAATATGATAGGAAAAGTATTTTCAGTGCGACTATTTTTCATACGATCCGCTATGCCATTAGGTGTGTTTCTAGGCGGAATACTGAGTGAAATGTGGGGAGTAAGAGTATTATACTTTATCATCGGTGCGATTATATGTGTCACTTCTTTAATAGGGATATTGCTTCCGTATTTTAAATTTTTGGATGAGTCGATTGAGGAGAAGTCAGCATAA